The following coding sequences lie in one bacterium genomic window:
- a CDS encoding cupin domain-containing protein, which produces MPLFVRGDEMKTDAVKIEHSIMSTKVVYGKESSLMLATRPGGYHSRPHIHDTEQMNYVVDGEIWVFVDDEFFLVKAGDFYRVPAMAVHWGWITSDKPCTILEVFSPVYVSESRPHAVALFGDDEARPPIQPIRQYHVSDEYKKIEEKLPPGTVR; this is translated from the coding sequence ATGCCGTTGTTCGTGCGTGGGGACGAAATGAAGACCGACGCCGTGAAAATAGAGCATTCGATCATGTCCACGAAAGTGGTGTACGGGAAAGAGTCGAGCCTCATGCTGGCCACCCGCCCGGGTGGATATCACTCGCGTCCCCACATCCACGACACGGAGCAGATGAACTACGTCGTCGACGGCGAGATTTGGGTGTTCGTCGACGACGAGTTCTTTCTGGTGAAGGCCGGAGACTTCTACCGGGTTCCGGCGATGGCCGTGCACTGGGGGTGGATCACGTCCGACAAACCGTGCACGATTCTTGAGGTCTTTTCCCCCGTCTATGTGTCGGAGAGCCGGCCTCACGCGGTAGCGCTCTTTGGAGACGACGAAGCCCGGCCTCCGATTCAGCCCATCCGACAATACCACGTCTCGGACGAGTACAAGAAGATCGAGGAGAAGCTGCCGCCGGGGACGGTCCGCTAG
- a CDS encoding LysE family transporter codes for MFWIAFALGIAACAPPGVVTVEAVRRGIQRGFAGALLLELGSLVGDAAWAGLALSGTAYLAASRWASIGLGAVGVLLLLRFAAGALKDAWTGAMPQRGAAPAGGDFITGAVLSLSNPFQIAFWLGLGGTAAVLTRAHHDPTAPALFFGAFMLAAFLWCFFFAAMVAWGRRFLSGTFYRWVNVLCSAALIYFALGVLIPLLRSADASGLR; via the coding sequence GTGTTCTGGATCGCGTTTGCACTGGGAATCGCGGCGTGCGCGCCCCCGGGCGTGGTGACCGTCGAGGCCGTCCGCCGAGGGATCCAACGCGGATTCGCGGGCGCGTTGCTTCTGGAGCTCGGGTCGCTCGTCGGCGACGCCGCGTGGGCCGGGCTTGCGCTGTCGGGAACGGCCTATCTGGCCGCGTCACGCTGGGCGTCGATCGGCCTCGGCGCGGTGGGGGTGCTGCTTCTCCTGCGATTCGCGGCAGGAGCGCTCAAGGACGCGTGGACGGGAGCGATGCCGCAGCGCGGCGCCGCGCCGGCCGGCGGCGATTTCATCACGGGCGCCGTGCTCTCACTGTCCAACCCGTTTCAGATCGCGTTCTGGCTGGGGCTCGGCGGCACGGCAGCCGTCCTAACCCGCGCCCATCACGATCCTACCGCTCCGGCACTCTTCTTCGGCGCCTTCATGCTGGCCGCGTTCCTCTGGTGCTTTTTCTTCGCCGCGATGGTCGCATGGGGCAGGCGGTTTCTGAGCGGGACCTTCTACCGGTGGGTCAACGTCCTGTGCAGCGCGGCGCTGATCTACTTTGCGCTGGGCGTGCTGATCCCGCTCCTGCGGTCCGCTGATGCCAGCGGACTCCGCTGA
- a CDS encoding STAS domain-containing protein, which produces MSARRFLRRPRNGSESAGEFPWLSWRIKKTGDTVLLAVSGAADVETASVFARALDDATSYGLPIILDCSSLSHVDATGLDVLLEYRQRVPRMLLARPGATLRTTVSQQFLRGFLPAYDSLDTAMTALGVSPVRPTAESGCDARLFGRWRPRARRGRARR; this is translated from the coding sequence ATGAGCGCACGACGCTTCCTTCGCAGGCCTCGGAACGGCTCGGAATCGGCGGGCGAGTTCCCGTGGCTCTCGTGGCGCATCAAGAAGACAGGCGATACGGTCCTCCTGGCCGTTTCGGGAGCGGCGGACGTGGAGACGGCATCCGTGTTTGCGCGCGCGCTGGACGATGCGACGTCGTACGGGCTCCCCATCATCCTTGACTGTTCGAGCCTCAGCCACGTGGATGCGACCGGCCTCGATGTGCTGCTGGAGTATCGACAGCGCGTGCCTCGCATGCTCCTCGCGAGGCCGGGAGCGACGCTCCGGACAACCGTCAGCCAGCAGTTCCTCCGGGGGTTCCTCCCAGCATACGATTCGCTGGACACCGCGATGACGGCGCTCGGCGTGTCGCCCGTCCGCCCGACCGCGGAATCAGGCTGTGACGCGCGCCTGTTCGGGAGATGGCGACCGA
- a CDS encoding (2Fe-2S)-binding protein produces MRRPSEPTQPRETVEIACQVNGRPVRAAVPTHQTLLDLLRDDLNLTGAKRGCDVQVCGACTVLVDGLPVSACTYLAFEIDGKSVETCEGLAHDRTLHPIQRAFVDAGALQCGFCTPGMIMITKALLADYPQPSVDQIKEYLHGNICRCTGYKKIIEAIQRAATGTMDATEPSRGAR; encoded by the coding sequence ATGAGGCGGCCGAGCGAGCCCACGCAACCCCGCGAGACCGTCGAGATTGCGTGCCAGGTCAACGGACGACCCGTGCGCGCGGCGGTCCCGACGCACCAAACGCTGCTCGATCTTCTTCGTGACGATCTCAACCTGACCGGCGCCAAGCGCGGGTGCGACGTCCAGGTCTGCGGCGCGTGCACGGTGCTCGTGGACGGGCTCCCCGTGAGCGCGTGTACGTACCTCGCGTTTGAGATCGACGGTAAGTCCGTGGAAACGTGTGAAGGCCTCGCGCACGACCGAACGTTGCACCCCATCCAGCGGGCATTCGTGGACGCCGGCGCGCTGCAGTGCGGATTCTGTACCCCGGGAATGATCATGATCACGAAGGCGCTGCTCGCGGACTATCCGCAGCCCTCCGTCGACCAGATCAAAGAGTATCTGCACGGCAATATCTGTCGCTGCACGGGCTACAAGAAGATCATTGAGGCCATCCAGCGCGCGGCGACCGGCACGATGGACGCGACGGAGCCCTCACGCGGTGCACGCTGA
- a CDS encoding ABC transporter substrate-binding protein, whose amino-acid sequence MMRHLFLRGGLALVLLVALVAGVMGTASPQQKRYSIKFGVVAPPSGMYYAPLVVAQQKGFFDREGVQVSLVTIGPDDNLVRAVAAGALNLGIPELSIAINGNAHGAPVKIVASLTDRYPYTLYAQPQIKTYADLRGKSIAHWTVAPEVSVALIRRLLASGGLKEGEYNLIAGGNMPSRYAALTQGAVAASVLTAPFDLVAKKAGFTALGGLYDIPATFAGVVTNTGWAAANQDAVVASLKALVLGFRYAATPANKNEVVKMLADVGKVDPAVVAPTWDEFYRDQTFLTSWDLVPSQRSMQGVVDILGSLGQIPKSANPLTYFDLQYLNTALRELGR is encoded by the coding sequence ATGATGCGACACCTGTTCTTGCGTGGCGGGTTGGCACTTGTCCTTTTGGTCGCGCTCGTTGCGGGGGTCATGGGGACGGCAAGCCCCCAGCAGAAGCGGTATTCGATCAAGTTTGGCGTCGTCGCGCCGCCGTCGGGGATGTACTACGCGCCGCTCGTCGTCGCGCAGCAGAAAGGCTTCTTCGACCGGGAGGGCGTGCAGGTCAGCCTGGTCACCATCGGCCCTGACGACAACCTCGTGCGCGCGGTGGCGGCCGGTGCGTTGAATCTCGGGATCCCCGAGCTCAGCATCGCGATCAACGGCAACGCGCACGGGGCGCCCGTGAAGATCGTCGCGTCGCTCACCGACCGCTATCCGTACACGCTGTACGCGCAGCCGCAGATCAAGACGTACGCCGACCTACGCGGGAAGTCCATCGCTCACTGGACGGTGGCCCCCGAGGTCAGCGTTGCCCTGATTCGGCGTCTGCTGGCGTCCGGGGGGCTGAAGGAGGGCGAGTACAACCTCATCGCGGGCGGGAATATGCCCTCCCGGTATGCCGCCCTCACCCAGGGCGCGGTCGCCGCCTCGGTGCTGACCGCGCCGTTCGACCTGGTGGCCAAGAAGGCCGGGTTCACCGCGTTGGGTGGGCTGTACGACATCCCCGCCACGTTCGCGGGTGTCGTGACGAACACCGGATGGGCCGCGGCCAACCAGGACGCGGTGGTGGCCAGCCTGAAGGCGCTGGTGTTGGGGTTCCGGTACGCCGCAACGCCGGCGAACAAGAACGAGGTCGTGAAGATGCTCGCGGATGTCGGCAAGGTGGATCCCGCGGTGGTCGCGCCGACGTGGGACGAATTCTACCGGGACCAGACGTTCCTGACCAGCTGGGATCTCGTCCCGAGCCAGCGGTCGATGCAAGGGGTGGTCGACATCCTGGGCTCGCTCGGCCAGATTCCCAAGTCGGCGAACCCGCTCACCTATTTTGACCTGCAGTATCTGAATACCGCGCTGCGTGAACTCGGCCGGTGA
- a CDS encoding ABC transporter permease translates to MLIRSMRVVASGAVGVVVWEVFARFIVRNPLFLPTPYAVWTAAVAVIQSGELLSNLLVSLTYFAVGSAIGFVGGVILGVLLGTSQKISDYVDPWVSAAYTAPLVALTPLLIIWFGIGLWSKTVIIALVVIFPVTIGTVAGIRSTDRSLLEVATSLGAHRADMLRKVMVPWALSFILSGARIGVGRGVIGIFVAELFGGASKGVGLMISNASQVFNTPLLFVGIIVLACMGIGVTTLLRFLERRMAPWRSQSVV, encoded by the coding sequence ATGCTGATCCGGTCGATGCGCGTGGTGGCGAGCGGCGCGGTCGGGGTGGTCGTCTGGGAGGTGTTCGCGCGATTCATCGTGCGGAATCCGCTCTTTCTTCCCACCCCGTATGCGGTGTGGACCGCGGCGGTCGCCGTGATCCAGAGCGGGGAACTGCTCAGCAACCTGCTCGTCAGCCTGACGTATTTTGCCGTGGGGTCCGCGATTGGCTTTGTCGGGGGCGTGATCCTGGGCGTGTTGTTGGGTACCAGTCAGAAGATCTCGGACTACGTGGACCCATGGGTGTCGGCGGCCTACACGGCGCCGCTCGTCGCCCTGACGCCGTTGCTGATCATCTGGTTCGGCATCGGACTGTGGTCGAAGACGGTCATCATCGCGTTAGTGGTGATCTTCCCCGTCACCATCGGCACCGTGGCCGGGATTCGGTCGACGGATCGTTCGCTGTTGGAGGTCGCGACCAGCCTGGGAGCGCATCGCGCCGACATGCTCCGCAAGGTCATGGTGCCGTGGGCGCTGTCGTTCATCTTGTCCGGCGCGCGGATCGGGGTGGGCCGCGGCGTGATCGGGATTTTCGTCGCGGAACTGTTCGGCGGAGCCAGCAAGGGCGTGGGCTTGATGATCTCGAACGCGTCGCAGGTGTTCAACACCCCGCTGCTGTTCGTCGGGATCATCGTGTTGGCATGCATGGGGATCGGGGTCACAACGTTGTTGCGTTTCCTCGAGCGCAGAATGGCGCCATGGCGCAGCCAGTCCGTGGTCTGA
- a CDS encoding xanthine dehydrogenase family protein molybdopterin-binding subunit produces the protein MTDGKGSPPEHAAVGSRIPRIDAAGFVTGQARYATDMGMPGMLHCRLLYAQQAPARIVDVDVTEARRLPGVAAVVTAAEAPAMPPTGMGIAARSLFAAETVRSVADVIAAVAAVDDETAQRAVELIKVTYEHRPGVFSLEAAMTTDAPLVHADKRAYRIAPWLRRWAVLDAGNVSTHFRLRKGDVAGARARAHRIVNGHFRTQRIEHFSMEPHAAVVDVDVATDRVTLWSSTGKPFRTITQLSELLNLSVSRVNAVYVPTGGDFGGKGEVTVEPYCAVLSMQTGRPVKCVYSREEEFFAATCKTPFDIDLAVGADRDGMLLFMEGDLRLDTGAYNSMSGLVATYGAILMEGPYNVPNVAVDARCVFTNNLMSGSFRGFGSPQVAFAREGLLDELAGALGLDPVDLRLRNAWRPGAVTCMGQTLSPDTHGVHVRETIEAAAGASGWAAARVAPRTPAGGGQRRRGIGVATAHHALGGPAVIGTDTATAFVKANPDGSVTVLSGAADVGQGIDTALLQIVAETLHLPRRAITVAFKSTDGVPEDQGASASRTMYSVGNAMHAAAVNLREKLVAVAAKMLEADERDVECADGRLFVRGAPGRVVGIADVVHRAMRTYGEQPIGMGMHHGRGVPMDERAQGEVQAFEYSTQIAEVEVDLGTGEVQVVRLVNSQDVGRAVNPLIVEGQVEGGMMMGLGFALYEEIVCQDGQVMNPYAFDYRTPRAKDTPELVHVLLELRDPTGPYGAKGVGEICMNPTAAAIANAVADAIGARVTSLPITPEKVLAAIRGRARDA, from the coding sequence ATGACGGACGGCAAGGGGTCGCCGCCCGAACATGCGGCCGTAGGGAGCCGGATCCCGCGGATCGATGCCGCCGGGTTCGTCACCGGGCAGGCGCGATACGCGACGGACATGGGCATGCCCGGGATGCTACACTGCCGGCTGCTCTACGCGCAGCAGGCGCCCGCGCGCATCGTGGACGTTGATGTCACCGAGGCGCGGCGTCTGCCCGGTGTGGCGGCGGTGGTGACCGCGGCAGAGGCACCGGCGATGCCCCCCACGGGAATGGGGATCGCGGCGCGGAGTCTGTTTGCCGCCGAGACGGTCCGCTCCGTCGCGGACGTGATCGCCGCGGTGGCGGCCGTCGATGACGAGACGGCGCAACGGGCCGTCGAGTTGATCAAGGTCACGTACGAGCATCGTCCCGGGGTGTTCTCGCTCGAGGCGGCGATGACAACGGACGCGCCGCTCGTGCATGCCGACAAGCGCGCGTACCGGATCGCCCCGTGGCTGCGGCGGTGGGCGGTGCTGGATGCCGGCAACGTGTCTACTCATTTCCGGCTGCGGAAAGGGGACGTTGCCGGCGCGCGGGCCCGGGCGCATCGCATCGTGAACGGGCACTTCCGGACGCAGCGCATCGAGCACTTCTCCATGGAGCCGCACGCCGCCGTGGTCGATGTCGACGTTGCCACGGACCGCGTGACCCTCTGGAGTTCGACGGGGAAGCCGTTTCGCACGATCACGCAGTTGTCGGAGCTCCTGAACCTCTCGGTGAGTCGCGTGAACGCGGTGTACGTACCGACCGGCGGCGACTTCGGCGGCAAAGGTGAGGTCACGGTCGAGCCGTACTGCGCGGTGCTGTCGATGCAGACCGGCCGTCCGGTCAAATGCGTGTACAGCCGGGAGGAAGAGTTCTTCGCGGCGACCTGCAAGACCCCGTTCGACATCGACCTGGCCGTCGGGGCCGATCGCGACGGGATGTTGCTCTTTATGGAGGGCGACCTGCGGTTGGACACCGGGGCCTACAACTCCATGTCGGGTTTGGTCGCCACCTACGGCGCGATCCTCATGGAAGGCCCGTACAACGTCCCCAACGTGGCCGTCGACGCCCGCTGCGTCTTCACCAACAATCTCATGAGCGGGTCGTTTCGGGGATTCGGGAGCCCGCAAGTCGCCTTTGCGCGGGAGGGCCTGCTGGACGAGCTTGCCGGTGCGCTCGGTCTCGATCCCGTGGATCTACGCCTCCGGAACGCCTGGCGGCCGGGCGCGGTCACCTGCATGGGGCAAACGCTGTCCCCCGATACCCACGGCGTGCACGTGCGCGAGACGATCGAGGCGGCGGCCGGCGCGAGCGGGTGGGCGGCGGCCCGCGTCGCGCCTCGCACGCCGGCCGGCGGCGGCCAACGACGCCGCGGGATCGGCGTCGCGACGGCCCATCACGCGCTCGGCGGACCCGCCGTGATCGGAACGGATACGGCGACCGCGTTCGTGAAGGCGAACCCCGACGGGAGTGTTACCGTTCTTTCAGGCGCGGCCGATGTGGGACAGGGGATCGATACCGCGTTGCTGCAAATTGTGGCGGAAACGTTGCATCTGCCGCGGCGGGCCATCACGGTGGCGTTCAAGAGCACCGACGGAGTGCCGGAGGATCAAGGTGCGTCCGCCAGCCGGACCATGTATTCCGTCGGCAACGCCATGCACGCGGCCGCGGTCAACCTGCGCGAGAAGCTCGTGGCGGTGGCGGCCAAGATGCTCGAGGCCGACGAGCGGGATGTCGAGTGCGCGGACGGCCGGCTGTTCGTCCGCGGTGCGCCCGGCCGAGTGGTGGGGATCGCGGACGTCGTGCATCGCGCCATGCGCACCTACGGCGAGCAGCCGATCGGGATGGGGATGCATCACGGCCGCGGCGTGCCGATGGACGAACGCGCGCAGGGCGAGGTGCAGGCGTTCGAATACTCCACCCAGATTGCCGAGGTGGAGGTCGATCTGGGGACCGGTGAAGTCCAGGTGGTGCGCCTCGTGAACTCCCAGGACGTCGGACGGGCCGTGAATCCCTTGATCGTGGAGGGCCAGGTCGAGGGCGGGATGATGATGGGGCTCGGCTTCGCCCTGTACGAGGAGATCGTGTGCCAGGACGGGCAAGTGATGAATCCGTACGCCTTCGACTATCGCACGCCGCGTGCGAAGGACACGCCCGAACTGGTGCATGTGTTGCTCGAGCTTCGCGATCCAACCGGTCCATACGGTGCCAAGGGGGTGGGCGAGATTTGCATGAATCCCACCGCCGCGGCGATTGCGAACGCCGTCGCCGACGCGATCGGGGCGCGGGTGACGTCGCTTCCGATCACGCCGGAGAAAGTGCTCGCGGCGATCCGCGGGCGCGCGCGCGACGCGTAG
- a CDS encoding FAD binding domain-containing protein, translating into MLRPFRLHEPTTATEASGILATLGEEAHAYAGGTELLLAMKQGVLRFAHLVDIKPLGLSGIRFDEAARCLRIGATTTHRAVERSEIVARRFPLLVSMEQSLANVRVRAVGTVGGNLGFAEPHSDLATVLLLYNASVRIGGTSGQRTVGIADLFVDAYTTCLRQDELLLEIEVPELPAGGAADYRKFAFFERPSVGVGAVVVAAPDRTTVAEARIAVGCVGPKPERVAEAEAALAGVPMTGQRFSEAVRAAAHAVMHACAPADDLYGSATYKRHLAGVFVERTLAAACARIGAGGNG; encoded by the coding sequence GTGCTGCGGCCGTTTCGGCTCCACGAGCCCACGACAGCAACTGAAGCGTCAGGTATTCTCGCGACCCTCGGCGAGGAGGCGCACGCCTATGCCGGCGGGACCGAGCTGTTGCTGGCGATGAAGCAGGGCGTCCTGCGGTTCGCGCACCTGGTCGATATCAAACCCCTGGGATTGAGCGGGATCCGCTTCGACGAGGCGGCGCGTTGCCTCCGGATCGGCGCCACCACAACCCATCGGGCGGTCGAGCGTTCGGAGATTGTCGCGAGGCGCTTCCCGCTGCTGGTGTCGATGGAACAATCCCTAGCCAACGTGCGTGTTCGCGCGGTCGGGACCGTGGGCGGGAACCTCGGGTTCGCGGAGCCGCATTCGGATCTTGCCACGGTGCTGCTCTTGTACAATGCTTCGGTGCGGATCGGCGGAACGTCCGGCCAGCGGACCGTCGGCATCGCCGACCTGTTCGTGGATGCGTACACCACCTGTCTCCGTCAGGACGAACTGCTCCTTGAGATTGAGGTGCCGGAGCTTCCCGCAGGCGGCGCGGCCGACTATCGAAAGTTCGCCTTCTTTGAGCGGCCGTCGGTCGGCGTCGGGGCCGTCGTCGTCGCCGCGCCGGATCGCACCACGGTGGCCGAGGCGCGAATCGCGGTGGGGTGCGTCGGTCCCAAGCCGGAGCGCGTCGCGGAAGCCGAAGCGGCGCTCGCCGGCGTCCCCATGACCGGCCAACGGTTCTCCGAGGCCGTTCGCGCGGCGGCACACGCGGTGATGCACGCGTGCGCGCCGGCGGACGATCTCTACGGCTCCGCGACGTACAAGCGGCATCTTGCGGGGGTGTTCGTCGAGCGGACCCTGGCGGCCGCGTGTGCCCGGATCGGGGCGGGAGGGAACGGATGA
- a CDS encoding ABC transporter ATP-binding protein, with amino-acid sequence MKLEIADLRVDFDRPGAPPLPVLDRVGFAVQPGEFVALLGPSGCGKTTVLRCLGGLQTWNSGSITIADQRLVGVDRRVAMVFQSDSLFPWRTVHDNVAFGLEVRRCPKARAKGIVQALIQLVGLAGFERAYPYQLSGGMRQRVNLARALAVDPELLLMDEPFSALDMQTREYMQLELLRIWSHRKTTVLFVTHQIEEAVFLADRVLLMSRRPGRIKDDVSVRLARPRDSRVRRTGEFHALVDGLAESLAVETSGVGIDR; translated from the coding sequence ATGAAGCTCGAGATCGCGGATCTCCGCGTGGACTTCGACCGGCCCGGCGCCCCACCGCTGCCCGTGCTCGACCGTGTGGGATTTGCGGTGCAGCCCGGAGAGTTTGTCGCGCTCCTCGGCCCGAGTGGCTGCGGGAAGACGACGGTGCTGCGCTGCCTGGGCGGGCTGCAGACGTGGAACAGCGGTAGCATCACGATCGCCGACCAGCGGCTCGTGGGTGTTGATCGGCGCGTGGCGATGGTCTTCCAGAGCGATTCGTTGTTCCCGTGGCGGACGGTGCACGACAACGTGGCCTTCGGGTTGGAAGTGCGCCGGTGTCCGAAAGCCCGAGCGAAGGGCATCGTGCAGGCGCTGATTCAGCTCGTGGGGCTTGCGGGGTTCGAGCGTGCCTATCCCTATCAGCTCTCGGGAGGGATGCGGCAGCGGGTGAACCTGGCCCGGGCGCTCGCCGTCGACCCTGAACTGCTCTTGATGGACGAACCGTTCAGCGCACTCGACATGCAGACCCGGGAATACATGCAGCTCGAACTGTTGCGGATCTGGTCGCATCGGAAGACCACGGTGTTGTTCGTGACGCACCAGATCGAGGAGGCGGTGTTCCTCGCGGATCGCGTGTTGTTGATGTCTCGGCGCCCGGGGCGGATCAAGGACGATGTGTCCGTTCGTCTCGCGCGGCCCCGCGACAGTCGGGTTCGGCGCACGGGCGAGTTCCACGCGCTCGTCGATGGGCTGGCGGAGTCGCTGGCGGTCGAGACGTCGGGCGTCGGCATCGATCGTTGA